The Rhea pennata isolate bPtePen1 chromosome 7, bPtePen1.pri, whole genome shotgun sequence genome contains a region encoding:
- the ANKRD1 gene encoding ankyrin repeat domain-containing protein 1, which translates to MMVMKVEELVTGKKTDDKETGSFLPEDFKNGEYEAAVRLEKQEDLKTVSEPLLTRGDLAYIKEKKLEAELKKKKLQERPKLESLEDLEKIIQLKKKKKCKKVKAPVSKEPEPEVFTGPVDIPTFFRAALENKLPVIEKYLSDKGDPDVCDEYKRTALHRACSEGHLEVVKMLVEAGAQLELQDMLESTALHWACRGGNLDVLKFLLDKGINRNARDKLLSTPLHVAVRTGQYDCGEHLIACEADLNARDREGDTPMHDAVRLNRYKMIRLLILYGADLTVKNCEGKTPMDLVLQWQNGTKEIFNNLKDNCYKSIHPN; encoded by the exons ATGATGGTGATGAAAGTCGAAGAGCTG GTGACTGGGAAGAAAACTGATGATAAAGAGACTGGCAGTTTCCTCCCTGAGGACTTCAAAAATGGAGAGTATGAAGCTGCTGTAAGATTAGAGAAGCAGGAGGATCTAAAGACAGTCTCTGAACCCTTACTGACCCGAGGAGATCTGGCctatataaaagagaaaaagctagAGGCAGAG CTCAAGAAGAAGAAGTTACAGGAGAGGCCAAAACTTGAAAGCTTAGAGGATCTTGAAAAAATTATtcagctaaagaaaaagaaaaaatgcaagaaagtaAAAGCACCCGTTTCAAAGGAACCTGAACCAGAAGTTTTT ACAGGACCAGTGGATATACCCACGTTCTTCAGGGCTGCATTGGAGAACAAGTTGCCAGTAATTGAAAAATACTTGTCAGATAAAGGGGATCCAGACGTCTGTGATGAG TACAAGCGCACTGCATTGCACAGGGCATGCTCTGAAGGACATCTAGAGGTGGTAAAAATGTTAGTGGaagccggagcccagcttgaACTGCAAGATATG CTTGAATCTACAGCCCTGCACTGGGCATGCCGGGGAGGGAACCTGGATGTCCTGAAATTCTTACTGGACAAAGGAATAAACAGAAATGCCAGAGACAAG CTGCTCAGCACCCCCTTGCACGTGGCTGTGAGAACGGGTCAGTACGACTGCGGGGAGCACCTCATCGCCTGCGAAGCGGACCTCAATGCCAGAGACAGA GAAGGAGACACACCGATGCACGACGCCGTGAGACTGAACCGCTACAAAATGATCAGACTTCTGATTCTTTATGGAGCGGACCTAACCGTGAAGAACTGC GAAGGGAAAACCCCTATGGATCTTGTGCTTCAGTGGCAGAATGGCACCAAAGAGATATTCAACAACCTGAAAGACAACTGCTACAAAAGCATCCACCCAAACTAG
- the RPP30 gene encoding ribonuclease P protein subunit p30: protein MAGFADLNLPPGPDKKCVQSLLEAAAHLGYSAVALNHVIDFKEKKQEIVKPVPPSELFPSLPIVQGTSKRIKVLNRLTLVVSDPSHCNLLRSTSTNIRLYDIIAVFPKTEKLFHIACTTLDVDLVCINVTEKLPFYFRRPPVNVAIDRGIYFELLYTPAIKDSTMRRYTISNAISLMQICKGKNIIMSSAAERPLELRGPYDVANLGLLFGMSESDAKAAVSTNCRAALLHGETRKSACGVVYTVKKPRKVEEEETLPACKKAKTQV from the exons ATGGCTGGCTTCGCGGACCTGAACCTGCCGCCCGGGCCGGACAAGAAGTGCGTGCAGAGCCTGCTGGAGGCCGCCGCGCACT TGGGATATTCGGCAGTGGCTCTTAATCACGTCATCgatttcaaagagaagaaacag GAAATTGTCAAGCCAGTGCCTCCTTCGGAGTTGTTTCCGTCTTTGCCTATTGTACAA GGGACATCTAAACGAATTAAAGTCTTAAACCGGCTAACGCTTGTTGTTTCTGATCCTTCACACTGTAATCTCTTG CGATCAACATCTACAAATATAAGGTTATATGACATCATAGCAGTATTTCCTAAAACTGAGAAACTGTTTCAT ATTGCTTGCACAACTCTAGATGTGGATCTGGTGTGCATAAATGTAACAGAAAAGCTGCCATTCTACTTCCGAAGGCCCCCTGTGAATGTG GCAATAGATCGAGGCATTTACTTTGAACTTCTCTACACGCCTGCCATCAAAGACTCCACAATGAGAAGATACACAATTTCAAATGCCATTAGCCTGATGCAGATCTGCAAAGGGAAG AACATTATTATGTCAAGTGCAGCTGAAAGG cCCCTAGAATTACGAGGTCCTTACGACGTGGCTAACCT AGGTTTGCTGTTTGGCATGTCAGAAAGTGATGCCAAGGCAGCTGTGTCTACcaactgcagagctgccctgctACATGGAG AAACACGGAAGAGTGCATGTGGGGTAGTGTACACAGTGAAGAAGCCTCGCAaagttgaggaggaagaaacactGCCAGCCTGCAAAAAAGCCAAGACTCAAGTTTGA